A genomic window from Sphingomonas taxi includes:
- the rpmG gene encoding 50S ribosomal protein L33, which produces MAKPTTVKIKLVSTADTGFFYVTKKNPRTKTEKLSFSKYDPVVRKHVEFKEAKIK; this is translated from the coding sequence ATGGCCAAGCCGACTACCGTCAAGATCAAGCTCGTCAGCACCGCCGACACCGGTTTCTTCTACGTCACCAAGAAGAACCCGCGGACGAAGACCGAGAAGCTGAGCTTCAGCAAGTATGATCCCGTCGTGCGCAAGCACGTCGAGTTCAAGGAAGCCAAGATCAAGTAA
- a CDS encoding molybdopterin-dependent oxidoreductase → MILPRRSLLTAGAGLLLAGCDKVAAIPQARKILFAGEDMHRGLQRALMDRGALAPEFTREQMSPIFRANGTRDPGTPDYAAMVADQFAGYRLKVGGLVDRPLALSLDQLASMPSRSQITRHDCVEGWSAIGQWQGPMLGTVLKAAGMRNTARYIVFTCADLYNGQPYYESIDTIDAFHPQTILALKMNGARLTVAHGAPVRLRVERQLGYKHAKYVTGIDAVASLATIGKGKGGYWEDNVDYDWYAGI, encoded by the coding sequence ATGATCCTCCCCCGCCGTTCGCTTCTGACGGCAGGCGCCGGGCTGCTGCTCGCCGGCTGCGACAAGGTCGCCGCGATCCCGCAGGCGCGCAAGATCCTGTTCGCCGGCGAGGACATGCACCGCGGCCTGCAACGTGCGCTGATGGACCGAGGTGCGCTCGCACCCGAATTCACCCGCGAGCAGATGTCGCCGATCTTCCGCGCCAATGGCACGCGCGATCCCGGCACCCCCGATTACGCCGCGATGGTCGCCGACCAATTCGCCGGCTACCGCCTCAAGGTCGGCGGCCTCGTCGACCGGCCGCTGGCGCTGTCGCTCGACCAGCTCGCGTCGATGCCCTCCCGCAGCCAGATCACCCGCCACGATTGCGTAGAGGGCTGGAGCGCGATCGGCCAGTGGCAGGGGCCGATGCTCGGCACCGTGCTGAAGGCGGCGGGGATGCGCAACACCGCGCGCTACATCGTCTTCACCTGCGCCGACCTCTACAACGGCCAGCCCTATTACGAATCGATCGACACGATCGACGCGTTCCATCCGCAGACGATCCTCGCGCTCAAGATGAACGGTGCGCGGCTGACCGTGGCGCACGGCGCGCCGGTGCGGCTGCGCGTCGAGCGCCAGCTCGGCTACAAGCACGCCAAATACGTCACCGGGATCGACGCGGTCGCCAGCCTCGCCACCATCGGCAAGGGCAAGGGCGGCTATTGGGAGGACAATGTCGATTACGATTGGTATGCGGGCATCTAG
- a CDS encoding DUF3572 domain-containing protein, whose protein sequence is MRARDTNIPDPEVLALQALVWAIGEPDRADRLIAVTGLFPDDLRARAGEPAVLGAVIEYLESYEPDLIACARALGVPPEALIGARQALELR, encoded by the coding sequence ATGCGCGCGCGCGATACAAACATCCCCGATCCCGAGGTGCTCGCCCTGCAGGCCCTGGTGTGGGCGATCGGCGAGCCCGACCGCGCCGACCGGCTGATCGCGGTCACCGGTCTGTTCCCCGACGATCTGCGCGCCCGTGCCGGCGAGCCGGCGGTGCTGGGTGCGGTGATCGAATATCTCGAATCCTACGAACCCGATCTGATCGCCTGCGCCCGCGCGCTCGGCGTTCCCCCGGAGGCGCTGATTGGCGCCCGCCAGGCCTTGGAGCTGCGATGA
- a CDS encoding RidA family protein: MTTHVDRKLEELGLSLPEAAAPVAAYVPVVEAGGLLHLSGQLPFKAGQLVTGRLGDGVSLEDGQEAAKLCGLMIVAQVKKYLGGDLSRVKRIVKLGVFVNSAADFTDQPKVANGASELMVALFGDAGKHARSAVGVPVLPLGAAVEVDAIVELA, translated from the coding sequence ATGACCACCCATGTCGATCGCAAGCTCGAGGAACTCGGCCTGTCGCTGCCCGAAGCCGCGGCGCCCGTCGCCGCCTACGTGCCGGTGGTCGAAGCGGGCGGTCTGCTCCATCTGTCGGGGCAGCTGCCGTTCAAGGCGGGGCAGCTCGTCACCGGCCGACTCGGCGATGGCGTGTCGCTGGAGGACGGGCAGGAGGCCGCGAAACTCTGCGGGCTGATGATCGTCGCGCAGGTGAAGAAATATCTCGGCGGTGACCTTTCGCGGGTGAAGCGGATCGTCAAGCTCGGCGTGTTCGTCAATTCGGCGGCCGATTTCACCGACCAGCCGAAGGTCGCCAATGGCGCGTCGGAGCTGATGGTCGCGCTGTTCGGCGACGCCGGCAAACATGCGCGCAGCGCGGTCGGCGTGCCGGTGCTGCCGCTCGGCGCCGCGGTCGAGGTGGATGCGATCGTCGAACTGGCATGA
- a CDS encoding flavin reductase family protein, whose amino-acid sequence MIEWHFYEPRDGHRLPHDPLNAMVAPRPIGWISSVSADGVRNIAPYSFFNVINYTPPLIAFSSMGWKDSVANIDATGEFVWNLATRDLAEAMNATAAIVPPEVDEFDLAALDTLPSRLVAPPRVAASPVAFECKLTQILRLTDRHGTELDQYLVIGEAVGIHIDTAMLEDGVYQTARARPILRGGGPADYFEVTPETRFEMRRPG is encoded by the coding sequence ATGATCGAATGGCATTTCTACGAACCACGCGACGGCCACCGGTTGCCGCACGACCCGCTCAACGCGATGGTCGCACCGCGACCGATCGGCTGGATCAGCAGCGTCTCTGCCGACGGCGTGCGCAACATCGCGCCCTACAGCTTCTTCAACGTCATCAATTATACGCCGCCGCTGATCGCCTTTTCCTCGATGGGCTGGAAGGACAGCGTCGCCAATATCGACGCGACCGGCGAGTTCGTCTGGAACCTCGCGACGCGCGATCTCGCCGAGGCGATGAACGCGACTGCGGCGATCGTCCCGCCCGAGGTCGACGAATTCGATCTCGCCGCGCTCGACACGCTGCCGTCGCGGCTGGTCGCGCCGCCGCGGGTGGCGGCGAGTCCGGTGGCGTTCGAATGCAAGCTGACGCAGATCCTGCGCCTCACCGACCGCCATGGCACGGAGCTCGATCAGTATCTGGTGATCGGCGAGGCGGTGGGCATCCATATCGACACCGCGATGCTGGAGGACGGCGTCTACCAGACCGCTCGCGCCCGCCCGATCCTGCGCGGGGGCGGGCCGGCGGATTATTTCGAGGTCACGCCCGAAACACGGTTCGAGATGCGCCGGCCGGGATAA
- a CDS encoding EF-hand domain-containing protein produces the protein MFRPLLAALPVLMLATPMVAAQAIDPKLKAEFDRSDANHDGVLTRAEIDARVARMDVGKNKMPPGKAKAISTAWFNTADANHDGKVTPAEMQGLFRALASRYDTNHDGVVSLEERTAARAAIIAPAPVPAPKAR, from the coding sequence ATGTTTCGTCCGTTGCTCGCCGCTCTGCCCGTCCTGATGCTCGCCACGCCGATGGTGGCGGCGCAGGCGATCGATCCCAAGCTGAAGGCCGAGTTCGACCGCTCCGACGCCAATCACGACGGCGTGCTGACCCGCGCCGAGATCGACGCGCGCGTCGCACGGATGGACGTCGGCAAGAACAAGATGCCGCCGGGCAAGGCCAAGGCGATCAGCACCGCGTGGTTCAACACCGCCGACGCCAATCACGACGGCAAGGTGACGCCCGCCGAGATGCAGGGCCTGTTCCGTGCGCTGGCGTCGCGATACGACACCAATCACGACGGCGTGGTGAGCCTCGAGGAGCGGACCGCCGCGCGCGCGGCGATCATCGCGCCGGCGCCGGTGCCGGCACCCAAGGCGCGATAA
- a CDS encoding GNAT family N-acetyltransferase: MTQVAARLVDGVRAIPADQWDACAGTGNPFVRHAFLAALEESASTGGRSGWQPIPIVVDGADGAPAAIAPAYAKSHSQGEYVFDHAWADAWERAGGHYYPKLQIAAPFSPVPGPRLLLREESAGPALIAALEAVTDQHGLSSAHATFVSPEQVPLFEQAGWLIREGTQFHWANQGYKSFDDFLAALASRKRKAIRKEREAAVQGLTIRHLSGAEIRAEHWDAFWTFYQDTGSRKWGRPYLNRSFFPMLGERMGDDVLLILAERDGTPIAGALNLIGADTLYGRYWGCTEEVPFLHFELCYYQAIDAAIARGLRTVEAGAQGEHKLARGYVPVPTWSAHYIPDAGFRRAIADFLVRERAAVADEQSYLAELAPFRKGEG, encoded by the coding sequence ATGACCCAGGTCGCCGCCCGCCTCGTCGATGGCGTCCGCGCGATCCCGGCCGACCAATGGGACGCCTGCGCCGGTACCGGCAACCCCTTCGTCCGCCACGCCTTTCTCGCCGCGCTCGAAGAGTCGGCCAGCACCGGGGGGCGATCGGGGTGGCAGCCGATCCCGATCGTCGTCGACGGCGCCGACGGGGCGCCCGCCGCGATCGCGCCGGCCTATGCCAAGAGCCACAGCCAGGGCGAATATGTCTTCGACCACGCCTGGGCCGACGCGTGGGAGCGGGCGGGGGGTCATTATTATCCCAAGCTCCAGATCGCCGCGCCGTTCAGCCCGGTGCCGGGGCCGCGCCTGCTGCTGCGCGAGGAGAGCGCCGGTCCGGCGCTGATCGCTGCGCTCGAAGCGGTGACCGACCAGCACGGCCTGTCGTCGGCGCATGCGACCTTCGTCAGCCCGGAGCAGGTGCCGTTGTTCGAACAGGCGGGCTGGCTGATCCGCGAGGGGACGCAATTCCACTGGGCCAATCAGGGCTATAAGAGTTTCGACGATTTCCTCGCCGCGCTCGCCAGCCGCAAGCGCAAGGCGATCCGCAAGGAGCGCGAGGCGGCGGTACAGGGGCTGACGATCCGTCATCTCTCCGGCGCGGAGATCCGGGCGGAACATTGGGACGCGTTCTGGACCTTCTATCAGGATACGGGCAGCCGTAAATGGGGGCGGCCGTATCTGAACCGCAGCTTCTTCCCGATGCTCGGCGAGCGGATGGGCGACGACGTGCTGTTGATCCTCGCCGAGCGGGACGGCACACCGATCGCGGGGGCGCTCAACCTGATCGGCGCGGACACGCTCTACGGCCGCTATTGGGGCTGTACCGAGGAGGTGCCGTTCCTCCATTTCGAACTGTGTTATTATCAGGCGATCGATGCCGCGATCGCGCGCGGGCTCAGGACGGTCGAGGCGGGCGCGCAGGGCGAGCACAAGCTGGCGCGCGGCTACGTGCCGGTGCCGACGTGGTCGGCGCATTACATTCCCGATGCGGGCTTCCGTCGCGCGATCGCCGACTTCCTTGTCCGCGAGCGCGCCGCGGTGGCGGACGAGCAGAGCTATCTCGCCGAACTGGCGCCGTTCAGGAAGGGAGAAGGCTGA
- a CDS encoding argininosuccinate synthase has product MTDQINRVVLAYSGGLDTSVILKWLQQTYNCEVVTFTADLGQGEELEPARQKAQMAGVKPEHIFIDDLREEFVRDYVFPMMRSNALYEGLYLLGTSIARPLIAKRQIEIARQVNADAVSHGATGKGNDQVRFELGYYALAPDIKVIAPWREWDLTSRTRLIEFAEQHQIPVAKDKRGESPFSTDANLLHTSSEGKVLEDPWQEVPDYVYSRTVNPEDAPDAPEYITIDFERGDGVALNGEATSPATLLTMLNELGRRHGIGRLDLVENRFVGMKSRGMYETPGGTIYHLAHRGIEQITLDRGAAHLKDELAPRYAELVYNGFWFSPEREMLQAAIDHSQAKVSGTVRLKLYKGGVYIVGRRSPNSLYSEKVVTFEDDQGAYDQRDAAGFIKLNALRLRLLGRRDA; this is encoded by the coding sequence GTGACCGATCAGATCAACCGTGTCGTTCTCGCCTATTCGGGTGGGCTGGATACGAGCGTGATCCTGAAGTGGCTGCAACAGACGTATAATTGCGAGGTGGTGACCTTCACCGCCGACCTCGGCCAGGGCGAGGAGCTGGAGCCCGCGCGGCAGAAGGCGCAGATGGCCGGCGTCAAGCCCGAGCATATCTTCATCGACGATCTGCGCGAGGAATTCGTACGCGATTACGTCTTCCCGATGATGCGCTCCAACGCCCTGTATGAAGGGCTGTATCTGCTCGGCACCTCGATCGCGCGGCCGCTGATCGCCAAGCGCCAGATCGAGATCGCCCGTCAGGTGAACGCCGATGCGGTCAGCCACGGCGCGACCGGCAAGGGCAACGACCAGGTCCGCTTCGAGCTCGGTTATTACGCGCTCGCACCCGACATCAAGGTGATCGCACCGTGGCGCGAATGGGATTTGACCAGCCGCACCCGGCTGATTGAATTCGCCGAACAGCACCAGATCCCGGTCGCCAAGGACAAGCGCGGCGAATCGCCCTTCTCGACCGACGCGAACCTCCTGCACACCTCGTCCGAGGGCAAGGTGCTCGAGGATCCGTGGCAGGAGGTGCCGGATTACGTCTATTCGCGTACCGTAAACCCCGAGGACGCGCCCGACGCCCCCGAATATATCACGATCGATTTCGAGCGCGGCGACGGCGTGGCGCTGAACGGCGAGGCAACCAGCCCGGCGACGCTGCTGACCATGCTCAACGAACTCGGCCGCCGTCACGGCATCGGCCGCCTCGACCTCGTCGAGAACCGCTTCGTCGGGATGAAGAGCCGCGGCATGTACGAGACGCCGGGCGGCACCATCTATCACCTCGCCCATCGCGGCATCGAGCAGATCACGCTCGACCGCGGCGCCGCGCATCTCAAGGACGAACTCGCGCCGCGCTATGCAGAGCTGGTCTACAATGGCTTCTGGTTCAGCCCCGAGCGCGAGATGCTGCAGGCGGCGATCGACCACAGCCAAGCGAAGGTCAGCGGCACCGTCCGCCTCAAGCTCTACAAGGGCGGCGTCTATATCGTCGGCCGCAGGTCGCCCAACTCGCTCTATTCGGAAAAGGTCGTGACCTTCGAAGACGATCAGGGCGCCTACGACCAGCGCGACGCGGCAGGCTTCATCAAACTCAACGCGCTGCGCCTTCGCCTGCTAGGCCGCCGCGACGCCTGA
- a CDS encoding TMEM165/GDT1 family protein: MDALMAALVAAAFAQVGDRPAWLASILADRYRAPGLVIAAATVALLGAGLLAAAAGALLAPRLTPEARQLFLALALLFQGGGALFPVKPPDRLAGWRLGAALTSLIGLFILAFGDGVQFIVLALAARAQLPWLAAIGAMLGSLAVIAPAAILGEAGWTGLPLITLRRIIGVLFVLAAIGLGLSALRLI; the protein is encoded by the coding sequence ATGGACGCGCTGATGGCGGCGCTGGTCGCGGCGGCTTTTGCGCAAGTCGGCGATCGGCCGGCATGGCTCGCTTCGATCCTGGCGGACCGGTATCGCGCGCCGGGGCTGGTGATCGCCGCGGCGACGGTGGCGCTGCTCGGCGCCGGGCTGCTCGCCGCAGCGGCGGGTGCGTTGCTGGCACCTCGGCTGACACCGGAGGCCAGGCAGCTTTTCCTCGCGCTGGCGCTGCTGTTTCAGGGCGGTGGTGCGCTGTTCCCGGTCAAGCCACCCGACCGGCTCGCCGGATGGCGCCTCGGCGCGGCGCTGACCAGCCTGATCGGCCTGTTCATCCTCGCCTTCGGCGACGGCGTACAATTCATCGTCCTCGCATTGGCCGCGCGGGCGCAATTGCCGTGGCTGGCCGCGATCGGGGCGATGCTCGGCTCGCTCGCGGTGATCGCCCCCGCCGCGATCCTGGGCGAGGCGGGCTGGACCGGCCTGCCGCTGATCACGCTGCGCCGGATCATCGGGGTCCTGTTCGTGCTGGCCGCGATCGGACTGGGGCTTTCCGCGCTGCGCCTGATCTGA
- a CDS encoding Dps family protein — MADINPALNTPTDLSNTRSVADALNSSLADCYALYLKTKNFHWHVSGPHFRDYHLLLDDQAAQILGVTDAIAERVRKTGNTTLRSIGDISRRQTIADNDLDFVDAGAMLAELREDNLKLVESFRVVKDAAEEAKDNATSGIVDEWTDQAEERAWFLFEASRKG, encoded by the coding sequence ATGGCCGACATCAACCCGGCGCTGAATACGCCGACCGACCTTAGCAACACCCGCTCGGTGGCGGATGCGCTCAACTCGTCGCTCGCCGATTGCTATGCGCTGTACCTGAAGACCAAGAATTTTCACTGGCACGTCTCGGGACCGCATTTCCGCGACTATCACCTGCTGCTCGACGATCAGGCGGCGCAGATTCTCGGCGTCACCGATGCGATCGCCGAGCGCGTCCGTAAGACCGGCAACACGACGCTGCGCTCGATCGGCGACATCAGCCGACGCCAGACGATCGCCGACAACGACCTCGACTTCGTCGACGCCGGCGCGATGCTGGCCGAATTGCGCGAGGACAATCTCAAGCTGGTCGAAAGCTTCCGCGTCGTGAAGGACGCCGCCGAAGAGGCGAAGGACAATGCCACCAGCGGCATCGTCGACGAATGGACCGACCAGGCCGAGGAACGCGCCTGGTTCCTGTTCGAGGCCAGCCGCAAGGGCTGA
- a CDS encoding sulfite exporter TauE/SafE family protein, whose amino-acid sequence MADPLTLALAAGAGLLGGAMNALAGGGSFATMPTLIALGLPSTVANATSNVAVQPGAVASAWAYRGGLAPLGGVGVRTLAGITFMGGLAGSLLLAWTPARAFDVIVPWLLLAATIAIALGRHASDWLSARFSAGPRSLVAGQALLGIYGGYFGGGVGMMLTAMWGLLTGASPAELAAPRTLMLAVANSAATIVFVASGMVAWALCLPMMIGSIAGGYLGALVGRSLPPGVIRGWTLLVTTVTTAVFFWRAYG is encoded by the coding sequence TTGGCTGATCCGCTCACGCTCGCCCTAGCGGCGGGCGCGGGTCTGCTCGGCGGGGCGATGAACGCGCTCGCCGGCGGCGGCTCGTTCGCGACGATGCCGACGCTGATCGCGCTCGGCCTGCCCTCCACCGTCGCCAATGCGACCAGCAACGTCGCGGTCCAGCCCGGTGCGGTCGCGAGCGCCTGGGCCTATCGGGGCGGGCTGGCGCCGCTGGGCGGCGTCGGGGTGCGGACGCTTGCCGGCATCACCTTCATGGGCGGCCTTGCGGGCAGCCTGTTGCTCGCCTGGACGCCGGCGCGCGCGTTCGACGTCATCGTGCCGTGGCTGCTGCTCGCCGCGACGATCGCGATCGCGCTCGGCCGCCACGCTTCCGACTGGCTGAGCGCGCGCTTCTCGGCAGGACCGCGCAGCCTCGTTGCGGGACAGGCGCTGCTCGGCATCTACGGCGGCTATTTCGGTGGCGGCGTCGGCATGATGCTGACCGCGATGTGGGGGCTGCTGACCGGCGCGAGCCCCGCCGAACTCGCCGCGCCGCGCACGCTGATGCTCGCGGTCGCCAATAGCGCGGCGACGATCGTCTTCGTCGCCAGCGGCATGGTGGCATGGGCCTTGTGCCTGCCGATGATGATCGGCTCGATCGCCGGCGGCTATCTTGGTGCGCTGGTCGGGCGCAGCCTGCCGCCCGGCGTGATCCGCGGCTGGACGTTGCTGGTCACCACCGTGACCACCGCGGTGTTCTTCTGGCGCGCCTACGGCTGA
- a CDS encoding cytochrome b/b6 domain-containing protein, giving the protein MDPIAPGTSILRHALATRIWHWINAVAVVVLLGSGLGISNAHPRLYWGRYGANFDHAWAQLPRFPAWITIPANYNLAISRRWHLLFALVFAFGLLGYMIVSLINRHFARKLALRRADVNLAHLAEDVRDHLNLRFHDADDPGAYNSLQKWSYILVLFLALPLMILTGLALSPGMDAAWPWLLDLFGGRQSARSLHFVAATLIGGFIVVHVALVILAGAGNELRAMITGKWKVPEA; this is encoded by the coding sequence ATGGACCCAATCGCCCCCGGTACATCCATCCTGCGCCATGCGCTGGCGACGCGCATCTGGCATTGGATCAACGCCGTCGCGGTCGTCGTCCTGCTCGGCAGCGGGCTCGGCATCTCCAATGCGCATCCGCGGCTCTATTGGGGACGATACGGCGCCAATTTCGATCACGCCTGGGCGCAATTGCCGCGCTTCCCGGCGTGGATCACGATCCCCGCCAACTACAATCTCGCCATCTCGCGTCGCTGGCATCTGCTGTTCGCGCTCGTCTTCGCCTTCGGCCTGCTCGGCTATATGATCGTCAGCCTGATCAACCGCCATTTCGCACGCAAGCTCGCGCTGCGCCGCGCCGACGTCAACCTTGCGCATCTCGCCGAAGACGTCCGCGATCACCTCAACCTGCGCTTCCACGACGCCGACGATCCCGGCGCGTACAACAGCCTCCAGAAATGGAGCTATATCCTCGTCCTCTTCCTCGCGCTGCCGCTGATGATCCTCACAGGGCTGGCGCTGTCGCCGGGGATGGATGCCGCCTGGCCGTGGCTGCTCGACCTGTTCGGTGGTCGCCAGTCGGCGCGCTCGCTGCATTTCGTCGCCGCCACGCTGATCGGCGGCTTCATCGTCGTCCATGTCGCGCTCGTCATCCTCGCCGGTGCGGGCAACGAACTGCGCGCGATGATCACCGGCAAGTGGAAGGTCCCTGAGGCATGA
- a CDS encoding SAM-dependent methyltransferase, which translates to MALIDMFLSRAVKRGQLTLHRPGKPPATFGTPDPELGHIQLRFQDNGVAGRIVRNPALAAGEMYMDGRMTVDGDDIMGLVQLMKRNSAWEDGQNALQPSAFVRGFGAVKHRLDRINMERRSKQNVAHHYDLSARLYDLFLDADKQYSCAYYTDPDNSLEQAQSDKLAHIAAKLALRPGMRVLDIGCGWGGMALYLNKHFGVEVLGVTLSEEQLKIARERSAAAGVADRVKFELIDYRRVEGQFDRIVSVGMFEHVGPPQYRAYFRKCRDLLTPSGVALIHTIGRLGPPSVTDDWTTKYIFPGGYNPALSETIAAFEGLKLFLTDVEVLRLHYAYTLYEWYRRTVAARDAIIALYDERFYRMWTFYLAGAANAFENGGLVNFQIQFSRSRTELPITRDYMFEGERKLRGY; encoded by the coding sequence ATGGCGCTGATCGATATGTTCCTCAGCCGCGCCGTCAAGCGTGGCCAACTCACCCTCCACCGTCCCGGCAAACCGCCCGCCACCTTCGGCACGCCCGATCCCGAGCTCGGTCATATCCAGCTCCGGTTCCAGGACAATGGCGTCGCCGGACGGATCGTCCGCAACCCCGCGCTCGCCGCCGGCGAGATGTATATGGACGGCCGGATGACCGTCGACGGCGACGACATCATGGGCCTCGTCCAGCTGATGAAGCGGAACAGCGCGTGGGAAGACGGCCAGAACGCGCTGCAACCCTCCGCCTTCGTGCGCGGCTTCGGCGCGGTGAAGCACCGGCTCGACCGGATCAACATGGAGCGCCGCTCGAAGCAGAACGTCGCGCATCATTACGATCTGTCGGCGCGGCTCTACGACCTGTTCCTCGACGCCGACAAACAATATAGCTGCGCTTACTACACCGATCCCGACAACAGCCTCGAACAGGCGCAGAGCGACAAGCTCGCGCATATCGCCGCCAAGCTGGCGCTGCGGCCGGGCATGCGGGTGCTCGACATCGGCTGCGGCTGGGGCGGCATGGCGCTGTATCTCAACAAGCATTTCGGCGTCGAGGTGCTCGGCGTGACGCTGTCCGAGGAACAGCTCAAGATCGCGCGCGAACGTTCCGCGGCGGCGGGCGTCGCCGACCGGGTCAAGTTCGAGCTGATCGACTATCGCCGCGTCGAGGGCCAGTTCGACCGTATCGTCTCGGTCGGCATGTTCGAACATGTCGGGCCGCCGCAATATCGCGCCTATTTTCGCAAATGCCGCGACCTGCTGACGCCGAGCGGCGTCGCGCTGATCCACACGATCGGCCGGCTCGGGCCGCCCAGCGTTACCGACGACTGGACGACCAAATATATCTTCCCCGGCGGCTACAATCCGGCGCTGTCGGAGACGATCGCGGCGTTCGAAGGGCTGAAGCTGTTCCTCACCGACGTCGAGGTGCTGCGCCTTCATTACGCCTATACGCTGTACGAATGGTATCGCCGGACGGTGGCGGCGCGCGACGCGATCATCGCCCTGTACGACGAGCGCTTCTACCGGATGTGGACCTTCTACCTCGCCGGCGCGGCCAATGCGTTCGAGAATGGCGGGCTGGTCAATTTCCAGATCCAGTTCAGCCGCAGCCGCACCGAACTGCCGATCACCCGCGACTATATGTTCGAGGGCGAACGGAAGCTGCGGGGATACTGA
- a CDS encoding response regulator, which translates to MAKRVLVVEDNELNLKLFCDLLRAHGMTAEPVRDGREAVARARAFGPDLIVMDIQMPHVTGYELILELMVDEQLRDIPVMAVTAYAGRDDEERIRAAGARSYVSKPISLARFMDAVNALL; encoded by the coding sequence GTGGCGAAACGGGTACTCGTTGTCGAGGATAACGAACTCAATCTGAAACTGTTCTGCGACCTGTTGCGCGCGCACGGCATGACCGCCGAGCCGGTGCGCGACGGGCGCGAGGCGGTGGCGCGCGCACGCGCCTTCGGTCCGGACCTGATCGTCATGGATATCCAGATGCCGCACGTCACCGGCTATGAGCTGATCCTCGAACTGATGGTCGACGAGCAATTGCGCGATATCCCGGTGATGGCGGTGACGGCCTATGCCGGCCGCGACGACGAGGAGCGCATCCGCGCCGCCGGCGCACGCTCCTACGTGTCGAAGCCGATCAGCCTCGCCCGGTTCATGGACGCGGTAAACGCGCTGCTTTGA